A genomic region of Novipirellula aureliae contains the following coding sequences:
- a CDS encoding glycogen/starch/alpha-glucan phosphorylase, translating to MLDQTTSGPEVPTFDSSANLLSPLPLELRRHLYYTLGLRDTESEPSYLYSALANTVRDHLVPNWRDTRQRFGQSTERRVHYLSLEFLLGRSLNNAIQNLDVDEQAREALHQYGVSLEEIEEEEHDAGLGNGGLGRLAACFLDSCANLQLPVAGYGIRYEFGMFHQLIEHGRQVEAPDHWLRDGNLWEIERPESTKTIRLYGHTQRVIGDDGKAYSRWIGTNDLMAVPYDMPIPGHKNGTVNTLRLWKAEASDIFDLDEFNSGNYPEAVVEKNNADQISMVLYPNDSSENGKELRLKQQYFLVSASLQDVLEKWVDQYGEDFSDFGRLNCFQLNDTHPACAVPELMRLLMDEHHLEWDAAWQITTRCMAYTNHTLLPEALERWSVALFSRLLPRLLEIIYEINERFLTQVAKKHPGDIELRRRVSLIEEGHEPHIRMAYLSIVGSFSVNGVAALHTELLKEGLFADFYHIWPEKFNNKTNGVTQRRWLAYCNPKLRKLLCETIGSGWESDMEQIKQLAPYADDASFRQKWRAVKQANKQRLMDHVKEHTGVEFMPNAVFDVQVKRIHEYKRQLLNVLHAIHLYDRILRGDTKGMVPRCILIGGKAAPGYHVAKLIVKLINNVAAVINSDPRTEGLLRMVFFPNYRVSTMEIICPGTELSEQISTAGKEASGTGNMKFMMNGALTIGTLDGANIEIREQAGAENFFLFGLDAAEVAETKRAYDPNAIIAADPDIYRAMELLENGTFNETEPGIFDLLTKGLRNPHDQWLTIADMRSFIDAQVEAGKAYLDPEKWDRMSILNTASSGWFSSDRTIQQYADEIWGVKPLQNS from the coding sequence ATGCTTGACCAAACCACATCGGGCCCGGAAGTCCCCACGTTTGATTCTTCTGCCAACCTGTTGTCGCCGCTGCCACTTGAGCTTCGACGGCATCTCTACTACACGCTAGGACTGCGTGATACCGAATCGGAACCAAGTTATCTGTATAGCGCGTTAGCCAATACGGTTCGCGATCACTTGGTTCCGAATTGGCGTGATACGCGTCAACGCTTTGGCCAAAGCACCGAACGTCGCGTTCATTATTTATCGCTCGAATTTCTTTTGGGGCGGTCGCTCAATAATGCGATCCAGAATTTGGATGTCGATGAACAAGCCCGCGAAGCACTTCATCAATACGGCGTGTCACTCGAGGAGATTGAAGAGGAAGAGCACGATGCAGGTCTCGGCAATGGTGGTCTTGGGCGTTTGGCGGCATGTTTTTTGGATAGCTGTGCCAATTTGCAATTACCCGTTGCTGGGTATGGGATTCGTTATGAATTTGGCATGTTCCACCAATTGATCGAACACGGGCGACAAGTCGAAGCACCCGATCACTGGCTCCGTGATGGTAACCTTTGGGAGATCGAACGTCCCGAAAGCACCAAGACGATTCGGTTATACGGACACACTCAACGAGTGATTGGCGATGACGGTAAAGCCTACAGTCGTTGGATTGGGACGAACGATTTGATGGCGGTGCCTTACGACATGCCGATTCCCGGCCACAAGAACGGCACCGTGAATACGCTTCGACTTTGGAAAGCGGAAGCTTCTGATATTTTCGACTTAGATGAGTTCAACTCGGGCAACTATCCCGAAGCGGTGGTCGAAAAAAACAATGCCGACCAGATTTCGATGGTTTTGTACCCTAACGATTCCAGCGAAAACGGCAAAGAGTTGCGACTCAAGCAGCAGTACTTCCTCGTATCGGCTAGCTTACAAGACGTTCTTGAGAAATGGGTCGATCAATACGGCGAAGATTTTAGCGATTTCGGTCGCTTGAATTGTTTCCAACTCAACGATACGCACCCGGCGTGTGCCGTCCCCGAGTTGATGCGATTGTTGATGGATGAGCACCACCTGGAATGGGACGCTGCTTGGCAAATCACAACTCGATGCATGGCCTACACCAATCATACACTCTTACCGGAAGCACTCGAGCGTTGGTCGGTCGCATTGTTCAGTCGGTTGCTGCCGCGATTGCTAGAAATCATCTACGAAATCAACGAGCGGTTCTTGACGCAAGTCGCCAAAAAACATCCGGGTGACATCGAACTACGGCGCCGGGTTTCCTTGATCGAAGAAGGCCACGAACCGCACATTCGTATGGCCTACCTTTCCATTGTCGGTAGCTTTTCGGTCAACGGTGTTGCCGCTCTGCATACCGAGCTACTCAAAGAAGGATTGTTCGCCGACTTTTACCATATCTGGCCTGAAAAGTTCAACAATAAGACCAATGGGGTCACCCAACGTCGATGGCTGGCATATTGCAATCCAAAGCTTCGCAAACTGCTCTGCGAGACGATCGGAAGCGGTTGGGAATCAGACATGGAGCAAATCAAACAGCTCGCTCCCTACGCCGACGATGCTTCGTTCCGCCAAAAATGGCGTGCAGTGAAACAGGCGAACAAGCAACGGCTGATGGACCATGTGAAAGAGCATACAGGCGTCGAATTTATGCCCAATGCCGTGTTCGATGTCCAAGTCAAGCGGATTCACGAATACAAACGACAACTGCTCAACGTCTTGCATGCGATCCATTTGTACGACCGCATTTTGCGCGGGGATACAAAGGGAATGGTTCCACGGTGTATTTTGATCGGTGGCAAAGCTGCCCCCGGTTACCACGTGGCAAAACTGATCGTTAAGTTGATCAACAACGTCGCTGCGGTGATCAACTCGGACCCGAGAACCGAAGGGTTACTTCGCATGGTGTTCTTTCCCAACTACCGTGTCTCCACGATGGAAATCATCTGCCCAGGAACCGAGTTGTCGGAGCAAATTTCGACGGCTGGGAAAGAAGCCTCGGGAACGGGGAACATGAAGTTCATGATGAATGGTGCTCTGACAATCGGAACGCTCGATGGAGCCAACATCGAAATCCGTGAACAAGCCGGTGCCGAGAACTTCTTTCTGTTTGGACTCGATGCCGCGGAGGTCGCTGAGACGAAAAGGGCGTACGATCCAAACGCCATTATCGCCGCTGATCCCGATATCTACCGAGCGATGGAATTATTGGAGAATGGAACCTTCAATGAAACCGAACCGGGGATCTTCGACCTGTTGACCAAGGGACTCCGGAACCCTCATGACCAATGGCTGACCATTGCCGATATGCGCAGCTTTATCGACGCCCAAGTCGAAGCCGGTAAAGCCTATTTGGATCCTGAAAAGTGGGACCGGATGAGCATTTTGAATACCGCCAGTAGCGGTTGGTTTTCGAGTGACCGAACGATCCAGCAATACGCCGATGAGATCTGGGGTGTGAAACCACTCCAGAATTCCTGA
- the malQ gene encoding 4-alpha-glucanotransferase, whose protein sequence is MRFPRSSGVLCHITCLPNEFGIGDFGSAAYQFVDFLEAAGQTAWQILPLSPPARGHSPYSSYSAFAGNTLLISPAMLVEDGFLAQADLIQADSRQGDEPAAPDLTRVDFDSVARFRRPLLRKAFDHFQKGGSEADRSRLAEFVTRHAWWLDDFARYEALMVHFDESDWTRWPSDLVHREAAALDAWDAQLSQEIEFSKFQQYIFDDQWVRLKRYANDRHVRMYGDMPIFVAHESVDVWANQEIFCLDASGNPTLVAGVPPDYFSKTGQLWGNPQYRWDVLAKCDYGWWTKRFEHAFHQFDWMRIDHFRGFESYWEVPAGEKTAINGRWVKGPGAEPFLAAQKQLGDLPLIAEDLGMITEAVHELRDVLGLPGMRVMQFGFEQEDDVYHRPSHYPPQCVAYTGTHDNDTLMGWYKKRKVDPEQVDLLAEIVTEKKDIHLQLIASVMNSKADIAIIPIQDWLGMGSEARMNQPGKATGSWVWRLKPNLLTDDLAAKIRTLTQQSKRLS, encoded by the coding sequence ATGCGTTTTCCTCGCTCCTCGGGAGTTCTTTGCCATATCACTTGTTTGCCGAATGAGTTCGGCATTGGTGATTTCGGCAGTGCGGCTTATCAATTCGTTGACTTTCTCGAAGCGGCTGGTCAAACGGCATGGCAAATCCTGCCGTTGAGTCCCCCTGCACGCGGTCATTCGCCTTACAGCTCCTACTCGGCTTTCGCTGGTAACACGCTGCTCATTAGCCCCGCCATGTTGGTCGAAGACGGGTTCTTGGCTCAAGCGGATTTGATTCAGGCCGATTCGAGACAAGGCGACGAACCGGCTGCGCCGGATTTGACGAGAGTGGATTTTGATTCCGTCGCTCGTTTTCGCCGCCCGTTACTGAGAAAAGCTTTCGATCACTTTCAAAAAGGCGGCAGCGAAGCCGATCGGTCTCGACTTGCCGAGTTCGTCACCCGTCATGCATGGTGGCTCGATGATTTTGCTCGCTATGAAGCGCTAATGGTCCATTTTGACGAGAGTGATTGGACGAGGTGGCCAAGCGACCTCGTCCACCGTGAAGCAGCAGCACTCGATGCTTGGGACGCTCAGCTTAGTCAAGAAATCGAGTTTTCAAAGTTCCAGCAATACATTTTCGATGATCAATGGGTGCGGCTCAAACGATACGCAAACGATCGTCATGTCCGCATGTATGGTGACATGCCCATTTTTGTCGCTCATGAAAGCGTCGATGTCTGGGCAAACCAAGAAATCTTCTGCCTCGATGCGTCCGGAAACCCAACGCTTGTCGCGGGCGTCCCTCCCGACTACTTCAGCAAGACCGGGCAATTGTGGGGGAACCCTCAATATCGCTGGGACGTGCTAGCCAAATGCGATTATGGATGGTGGACGAAACGGTTTGAGCACGCGTTTCATCAATTCGACTGGATGCGTATTGATCATTTCCGCGGCTTTGAATCGTACTGGGAAGTCCCCGCAGGCGAGAAGACGGCGATCAACGGTCGTTGGGTCAAAGGCCCAGGCGCTGAACCCTTTTTGGCCGCACAAAAACAGCTCGGCGACCTACCGCTGATTGCCGAAGACCTAGGGATGATAACCGAGGCAGTGCATGAACTTCGCGACGTTCTTGGACTCCCCGGTATGCGAGTCATGCAGTTCGGCTTTGAGCAGGAAGACGATGTTTATCATCGTCCTAGCCATTATCCACCGCAATGCGTTGCCTACACAGGCACCCATGATAACGACACGCTGATGGGATGGTACAAAAAACGGAAAGTCGATCCCGAACAAGTCGATTTGCTGGCGGAAATTGTTACGGAGAAGAAAGATATCCATCTTCAGCTCATTGCGTCGGTTATGAATTCAAAAGCCGATATCGCAATCATCCCCATTCAAGATTGGCTTGGCATGGGTAGCGAAGCACGCATGAACCAGCCCGGCAAAGCGACTGGCAGTTGGGTGTGGCGGCTAAAACCAAACCTCTTGACTGACGATTTAGCCGCAAAAATCCGGACATTGACGCAGCAGTCGAAGCGGTTGTCTTAG
- a CDS encoding HNH endonuclease, producing the protein MAIRVINVRRTFTLLYRECAEVISHEDDQYLSYDFDSWCELSQLTSLEKQPGEDYIRAVGFELRVPRIVRLTRFDRMPVQTVRFNRKNLFARDEHTCQYCGRSEPTNKLSLDHVIPRSHGGPTTWENIVCCCLRCNSRKGGRTPQQARMQLLTRPTKPRFNPLLAQSIEDPRYECWKTFLPAAG; encoded by the coding sequence ATGGCGATTCGAGTGATCAACGTTCGACGTACATTTACGCTTTTGTACCGGGAATGTGCGGAAGTGATAAGCCACGAAGACGACCAATATCTGAGCTACGATTTCGATTCATGGTGCGAACTGAGTCAATTGACTTCGCTGGAAAAGCAACCGGGCGAAGATTATATCCGTGCCGTTGGTTTTGAGCTTCGCGTACCACGAATCGTTCGCCTGACTCGGTTCGACCGGATGCCGGTGCAAACGGTTCGTTTTAACCGCAAAAACCTGTTTGCTCGCGACGAGCATACCTGCCAGTATTGCGGTCGCAGCGAACCGACAAACAAATTGAGCCTCGATCATGTGATTCCTCGTTCACATGGCGGCCCGACGACCTGGGAGAACATCGTCTGTTGCTGCCTCCGCTGCAACAGTCGCAAAGGGGGGCGGACGCCGCAGCAAGCGAGAATGCAATTGTTGACGCGGCCCACAAAGCCCCGCTTCAATCCACTACTTGCGCAGTCGATTGAAGACCCTCGCTACGAGTGCTGGAAGACATTTTTGCCCGCAGCAGGGTAG
- a CDS encoding TIGR00282 family metallophosphoesterase — MRLLFLGDLVGKPGYTAAHQNATRLRQELRLDALIVNAENAADGSGLTNRQFRRLIDSGIDAITMGDHIFRHWEIEKSLRSSDRIVKPANYPRDAPGRCWTVITTSSGEKLAIVSLLGRVFMKPVDCPFDAIDRVLNEIGDQTKHILVDIHAEATSDKQTIGRYLDGRVSAVLGTHTHVPTADATVFPGGTAFQCDVGMSGAYQSIIGRDIDRVTLTTRTAEPTHFHVATKDVRLCGAMVETDEGGRAISIERFEQKIRCH; from the coding sequence ATGCGATTGCTCTTCCTCGGGGATCTTGTCGGCAAGCCCGGCTATACGGCTGCCCACCAAAACGCCACACGACTCCGCCAGGAATTGCGTCTTGATGCGTTAATCGTCAACGCCGAAAATGCGGCCGACGGATCCGGTTTGACCAACCGGCAATTTCGTCGCTTGATCGATTCAGGAATCGATGCGATTACAATGGGGGACCATATCTTTCGGCACTGGGAAATAGAGAAATCACTTCGTTCCAGTGATCGCATTGTCAAGCCCGCAAACTACCCGCGAGACGCACCGGGGCGATGCTGGACGGTCATCACAACCTCCAGCGGCGAAAAATTGGCGATCGTTTCCTTGCTAGGGCGAGTCTTCATGAAGCCTGTCGATTGTCCGTTTGATGCGATCGACCGTGTCCTGAACGAAATTGGAGACCAAACCAAACATATCCTCGTTGATATTCATGCCGAAGCAACCAGCGATAAACAAACCATTGGACGGTATCTCGATGGCCGAGTTTCGGCGGTCCTGGGGACTCACACTCACGTGCCGACCGCCGACGCAACCGTTTTCCCTGGCGGGACCGCATTCCAGTGCGATGTTGGAATGTCGGGGGCCTACCAGAGTATTATTGGCCGCGACATTGATCGCGTCACCTTAACGACGCGAACCGCCGAACCGACTCACTTTCATGTTGCCACCAAGGACGTGCGACTTTGTGGAGCAATGGTCGAAACGGACGAGGGAGGGCGGGCAATATCGATCGAGCGGTTTGAGCAGAAGATTCGTTGTCATTAG
- a CDS encoding DUF456 domain-containing protein: MFQLVLNFKFDCLRVVHLGFDTDYWFGWLGPTGSVLAATVLILVCLLAWASNLITLPGNWISVAAMALYAWLGPSEGRLAIGMTTLLIAFFFSLLGEIVEFVAGAYGAKRAGASRRSTIFAMIGSMAGALTGAFVGIPIPVVGSILAAILFGGIGATAGAIYGEWTDGKPWKESWSIGQAAFWGRTFGTLGKFAAGFLVVLTAIVAVLL; this comes from the coding sequence ATGTTTCAGTTAGTATTAAATTTTAAGTTCGATTGCCTCCGTGTTGTCCACCTAGGCTTCGACACCGACTACTGGTTCGGTTGGCTTGGCCCGACGGGCTCCGTCCTCGCTGCGACGGTGTTAATCTTGGTTTGTTTGTTGGCTTGGGCGAGCAATCTCATCACGTTGCCAGGAAATTGGATCTCGGTTGCCGCGATGGCTTTGTACGCGTGGTTGGGGCCATCGGAAGGGCGGTTGGCGATCGGAATGACCACGCTATTGATTGCGTTTTTCTTCTCTCTACTTGGAGAAATTGTCGAATTTGTCGCCGGCGCCTACGGTGCGAAACGGGCGGGCGCGAGTCGTCGGTCGACGATCTTTGCCATGATCGGATCGATGGCGGGTGCATTGACCGGCGCGTTTGTGGGGATTCCGATACCGGTCGTCGGCTCGATACTGGCCGCGATCCTGTTTGGGGGCATCGGGGCGACCGCTGGGGCGATCTATGGCGAGTGGACCGATGGCAAACCATGGAAAGAATCCTGGTCCATTGGTCAAGCTGCATTTTGGGGGCGTACCTTCGGAACGCTCGGGAAATTTGCCGCTGGCTTTCTGGTGGTGTTGACAGCAATTGTCGCTGTGCTGCTCTAG
- a CDS encoding low molecular weight protein-tyrosine-phosphatase, whose protein sequence is MTKRVLFVCMGNICRSPAGEAVMRRFAQEYGADVVVESAGTHGYHVGKRPDPRMRAAAEARGYEMFSHARQVQPKDLEPGAYDLVLAMDTENHTYLHSLAKGTKSHIRMFGDYLDDRWPKDVPDPYYGEEEGFTEVLDMLEEGCPVILQTLVGEGIFEGEFDD, encoded by the coding sequence ATGACGAAACGAGTACTGTTTGTGTGCATGGGCAATATCTGCCGCTCACCAGCCGGCGAGGCGGTGATGAGACGATTCGCTCAGGAGTATGGGGCTGACGTGGTCGTCGAATCGGCGGGCACGCATGGCTACCATGTCGGCAAGCGGCCCGATCCGCGGATGAGGGCGGCCGCAGAAGCTCGCGGTTACGAAATGTTTAGCCATGCACGTCAAGTTCAGCCGAAGGATTTGGAGCCAGGCGCGTACGACCTGGTGCTGGCAATGGACACCGAAAACCATACGTATTTGCACTCACTGGCTAAGGGAACAAAGTCTCATATCCGAATGTTCGGCGATTACCTTGATGATCGTTGGCCAAAGGATGTGCCGGATCCCTATTATGGTGAAGAAGAGGGGTTTACCGAAGTTCTTGATATGCTCGAAGAAGGCTGTCCCGTCATCCTGCAAACATTGGTTGGCGAGGGTATCTTCGAGGGCGAATTTGACGATTAA
- a CDS encoding cytochrome c, whose product MLRTCLLFGFATLACVGLSGCREEVPVSFEPNMVHSMKYQIQEGFSMDQASKDTTWVVDKMFGTPNDPKLPDFAAEDDDLASLVTLDRLVRASGPVGEEGRGLYRTHCALCHGVTGNGRGTTAAILNPYPRDYRMGIFKFKSTPRGSKPTEEDIARSIRNGIAGTAMNKIPELDEEDIQSLTDYVIYLSWRGELERALIDDAIFELDLEAGDRIINPDLATSEKPEDKEVFEEQWGYAVDLASGIADSWLEAEGDVIDVPKPPAELPVPNSRKEYDEMLKGEKAEALLASVETGKKLFVGKIASCSTCHGEQGLGDGQTTDYDDWTKDWTSRIGLKPEDRDSLLPLLARGALPPLNAIPRNFAEGIFHGGANSEDLYRRITQGIDGTPMPAATFVEGEFEKKDVWNLINYIRSLQAADHDPDSDPVLQESVVSM is encoded by the coding sequence ATGCTACGCACTTGTCTGCTGTTCGGATTTGCCACGCTTGCTTGCGTTGGGCTATCGGGTTGCCGCGAAGAAGTTCCCGTTTCGTTTGAGCCCAATATGGTCCATTCGATGAAGTACCAAATCCAAGAGGGGTTTTCGATGGACCAAGCCTCCAAGGATACGACATGGGTGGTCGACAAAATGTTTGGTACGCCCAACGACCCCAAGTTGCCCGACTTTGCCGCCGAAGACGATGATTTGGCATCGCTCGTTACGCTCGACCGGTTGGTTCGGGCGTCAGGCCCCGTTGGTGAGGAAGGGCGTGGACTTTACCGCACCCATTGTGCATTGTGCCACGGTGTGACCGGCAATGGACGAGGAACGACGGCGGCAATCTTGAATCCGTACCCCCGAGATTACCGCATGGGGATTTTTAAGTTCAAGTCGACTCCGCGAGGTTCGAAGCCAACCGAAGAGGATATTGCTCGCTCGATCCGAAACGGGATCGCGGGGACGGCAATGAACAAAATCCCAGAACTCGATGAGGAAGATATTCAATCGCTGACCGATTATGTCATCTATTTGTCTTGGCGCGGCGAGCTAGAGCGGGCGTTGATCGATGACGCCATTTTCGAGTTAGACCTCGAAGCTGGCGACCGAATCATCAATCCTGACTTGGCCACCAGTGAGAAACCTGAGGACAAAGAGGTCTTTGAAGAACAATGGGGATATGCTGTCGATCTTGCTTCGGGCATCGCCGATTCGTGGCTTGAAGCAGAGGGTGACGTAATCGACGTCCCCAAACCGCCTGCGGAATTGCCCGTCCCCAATAGCCGCAAAGAATATGACGAAATGCTAAAAGGCGAAAAAGCGGAGGCATTGTTAGCTTCGGTGGAAACAGGCAAAAAGCTGTTTGTTGGAAAGATTGCGTCGTGCAGCACATGCCACGGTGAACAAGGCTTGGGCGATGGGCAAACGACCGATTACGATGACTGGACCAAGGATTGGACAAGCCGAATTGGCTTGAAACCTGAGGACCGCGATTCGCTGCTTCCGCTGCTTGCACGCGGGGCGTTGCCGCCGCTCAACGCGATCCCCCGTAATTTTGCAGAGGGGATTTTCCACGGCGGGGCGAATTCGGAAGATCTTTATCGAAGGATCACCCAAGGCATCGACGGAACACCGATGCCGGCAGCAACGTTCGTCGAAGGCGAATTTGAGAAGAAGGACGTTTGGAACCTGATCAACTACATCCGCTCATTGCAGGCGGCTGACCACGATCCCGATTCCGACCCGGTCCTACAAGAGAGTGTGGTCTCGATGTAG
- a CDS encoding response regulator, translating to MMTSSQRVRFTQSCPTCGRRVEIRASLLGCTVACQHCHAEFTASAQNNDCEKLPQTDDLLARVEIALRRAEEQAALSKSLDAARTESIV from the coding sequence ATGATGACTTCTTCTCAACGCGTTCGCTTCACGCAATCGTGCCCAACCTGTGGTCGCCGAGTCGAAATTCGGGCTTCGCTTCTAGGGTGCACCGTCGCTTGTCAGCATTGCCACGCCGAGTTTACAGCATCGGCTCAGAACAATGACTGCGAGAAATTGCCGCAAACTGACGACCTGCTCGCCCGTGTCGAAATTGCCCTTCGCCGTGCGGAAGAGCAAGCTGCGCTTTCAAAATCCTTGGACGCAGCCCGTACGGAATCGATCGTCTAA